A stretch of the candidate division WOR-3 bacterium genome encodes the following:
- the bamA gene encoding outer membrane protein assembly factor BamA: protein MKKLLFLALLLPVCVWAKTISAVRITGNDRSSEDQVIQMAGLAEGAEFSPFVSAMIIKNLYATDLFSDVSLDTFTEDLDQLTLIIDVTENPVLDSLILRGCGRISEEDMRKWLSHGSADTAVLRGWAEGPFRGRTVTPRKIAIWKKFVLDSYGREGYIGTVVDVIASEPDSKNRVSVVIDIAEGRKITIASIYLNGLYSLEAENIKTGLQNREWGFYGWSGFRSFYRFGLFRKGGFNQNIFESSDIESIERALKSRGFPDAIVDSFNYTFNEESTLVSIDVYLTEGEEKFFGSTSFEGQVFLDEEFLRKLISYSEGKPYDIVKLEKTQRVMSEIYADSGFIYVQFNPVQTRRDSFVDIKWQLREGPRVKIRLVEIIGNYRTRDRLIRREITQLPGDYFSVSGLRLTSQKIFNLGFFDNIIPDISPVDSSNDSIAYADLIIEVFEKKSGEIRGGATYSHYGGVGAYAKFAVPNLLGKGESFDLEFDINSKMWNFDIGYFEPWIFGTNWAGGVRFFATTYEMDNYKYRKEGFQINTARQLPWINFSKIYNSYTIERVEVDIFDQDSASDYLKSQEGLKYISRFGLTFVRDSRDKYFNTSRGSYFSLATNLTGGFMQGDVNFREHVFEFKYFIPVTTKMPGSNMPSTSLMFRNKTGVISDFYSTGGADVPVYELYRLGGIGDWGVRGYDEYTIGPVRDGDVKGGATAILLNAQYSVNLGDMANVSLFADAGNTWPDPYSVGGSRSFGDFYKSAGVGFRLNIPMLGIIGVDYAYGFSSGDWKPHIQFGTNF, encoded by the coding sequence ATGAAAAAATTATTATTTTTGGCTCTTTTATTGCCCGTCTGCGTCTGGGCTAAAACGATTTCGGCTGTAAGAATCACCGGAAACGACAGATCGAGCGAGGATCAGGTCATTCAAATGGCCGGTCTTGCGGAAGGCGCTGAATTTTCCCCCTTTGTCTCTGCGATGATAATCAAAAATCTTTACGCCACGGATCTATTCAGCGATGTGTCCCTCGACACTTTTACAGAAGACTTGGACCAGCTGACTCTGATCATCGATGTCACTGAAAATCCCGTCCTCGATTCTCTGATATTAAGAGGGTGCGGAAGAATATCCGAGGAAGACATGAGAAAATGGCTTTCTCACGGTTCTGCAGACACAGCTGTTCTCAGAGGTTGGGCGGAGGGGCCTTTCAGAGGAAGAACAGTCACACCGAGAAAGATCGCGATCTGGAAGAAATTTGTTCTGGATTCCTACGGAAGGGAAGGATACATAGGGACCGTCGTAGATGTGATCGCAAGCGAACCTGATTCCAAAAACCGGGTATCGGTCGTTATAGACATTGCCGAAGGAAGAAAAATCACGATCGCATCAATATATCTGAACGGGCTTTATTCATTGGAGGCCGAAAATATAAAAACCGGACTTCAGAACAGAGAATGGGGTTTTTACGGCTGGAGCGGTTTCCGGAGTTTTTACAGATTCGGTCTTTTCAGAAAAGGCGGTTTCAATCAAAACATTTTTGAATCCTCCGACATAGAATCAATAGAAAGAGCGCTGAAAAGCAGAGGATTTCCCGACGCAATAGTGGACAGTTTCAACTACACTTTCAACGAAGAATCGACGCTGGTCTCCATTGACGTCTATCTGACAGAAGGCGAAGAAAAATTTTTCGGTTCGACTTCTTTCGAAGGGCAGGTGTTTCTCGACGAAGAATTTCTTCGCAAATTAATATCCTACAGCGAAGGGAAGCCTTATGACATTGTAAAATTGGAAAAAACCCAGCGGGTGATGAGCGAAATTTACGCCGACAGCGGCTTCATTTACGTGCAGTTCAATCCTGTTCAGACGAGAAGGGACAGTTTTGTTGACATAAAATGGCAGCTGAGGGAAGGTCCGAGAGTGAAGATAAGACTCGTCGAGATTATAGGAAATTACAGGACCAGAGACAGACTGATAAGAAGAGAGATAACGCAGTTGCCCGGAGATTATTTTTCTGTCTCGGGATTGAGACTGACTTCACAGAAAATTTTCAACCTGGGTTTTTTCGACAATATAATACCCGATATATCGCCTGTCGACAGCTCAAACGACAGTATCGCTTACGCGGATCTGATAATTGAGGTCTTCGAAAAGAAATCCGGGGAAATAAGGGGAGGAGCGACATATTCACATTACGGCGGAGTGGGTGCCTACGCCAAGTTCGCCGTTCCCAATCTTCTCGGAAAAGGTGAATCGTTCGACCTTGAATTCGATATAAACTCAAAAATGTGGAATTTTGACATAGGTTATTTCGAACCGTGGATTTTCGGTACAAACTGGGCCGGAGGAGTGAGATTTTTCGCGACGACTTACGAAATGGACAACTACAAATACAGAAAAGAAGGATTCCAGATAAACACTGCGAGACAACTGCCCTGGATAAACTTTTCCAAAATCTACAATTCCTACACAATCGAGCGGGTCGAAGTTGACATATTCGATCAGGACAGCGCGAGCGACTACCTGAAGTCGCAGGAGGGGCTCAAGTATATAAGCCGTTTCGGTCTGACTTTCGTCAGGGATTCAAGGGACAAATATTTCAACACGTCCCGCGGGTCGTATTTTTCACTTGCCACCAATCTAACGGGCGGCTTCATGCAGGGAGATGTCAATTTCAGGGAACACGTGTTCGAGTTCAAATATTTTATTCCGGTGACTACGAAAATGCCGGGATCCAATATGCCGTCGACTTCTCTCATGTTCAGAAATAAAACTGGAGTGATTTCGGATTTTTATTCGACGGGAGGCGCCGATGTCCCCGTGTATGAGTTATACAGACTCGGCGGCATCGGAGATTGGGGCGTCAGAGGATATGACGAATACACAATAGGCCCTGTAAGGGACGGAGACGTAAAGGGCGGCGCGACGGCGATCCTTTTGAACGCTCAGTATTCCGTCAATCTTGGCGACATGGCGAACGTATCATTGTTTGCAGATGCCGGGAATACCTGGCCGGACCCGTATTCGGTCGGCGGTTCGAGAAGCTTCGGCGACTTTTACAAAAGCGCGGGAGTGGGTTTCAGGCTGAATATACCCATGCTTGGCATAATCGGCGTAGATTACGCGTACGGTTTTTCATCGGGAGACTGGAAACCGCATATACAGTTCGGCACAAACTTTTGA
- the lpxD gene encoding UDP-3-O-(3-hydroxymyristoyl)glucosamine N-acyltransferase, whose translation MKLSSAAAIAGGKLIGDPDFEIQILSSIVKAGKGSLTFLDKKDENELAKASEKGAAIICMPGLGLEKGIEAENPYLSFVRVMREFFAVINTDKGIHPTAVISKDAVLGDSVSVGPNVVISDNAVIGNNTVISANCYVGESSQIGSDCTIYPNVTVLRNCSIGNRVIVHPGTVIGSDGFGYLRESGKAIKIPQIGRVIIEDDVEIGANAVVDRAMLDETVVGKGTKIDNLVQVGHNVSIGENCLIASQTGISGSVEVGSGTMMAGQVGIADHAKIGKNAVIMAKSGVSGNVPDGAVYLWIPAMDISLARRVIASLKFLPQMAKKLRKLD comes from the coding sequence TTGAAACTTTCTTCAGCCGCTGCAATAGCAGGCGGCAAGTTAATCGGAGATCCGGATTTTGAGATACAAATACTTTCCTCTATCGTAAAAGCAGGAAAAGGTTCTCTGACTTTCCTTGACAAAAAAGACGAAAATGAATTGGCCAAAGCCTCGGAAAAAGGGGCGGCGATAATTTGCATGCCGGGTCTTGGTCTTGAAAAAGGAATTGAGGCCGAGAATCCCTATCTTTCTTTCGTCAGGGTCATGAGAGAGTTTTTCGCTGTAATCAATACGGACAAAGGAATCCATCCGACGGCCGTGATATCAAAAGACGCTGTTTTGGGCGACAGTGTATCGGTCGGACCAAACGTAGTCATCTCGGATAATGCCGTCATCGGCAACAACACGGTCATCAGCGCCAACTGTTATGTCGGCGAATCCTCTCAAATCGGTTCAGATTGCACCATTTATCCTAACGTCACTGTTTTGAGGAACTGTTCTATCGGCAACAGGGTCATCGTTCATCCGGGAACCGTCATCGGGAGCGACGGTTTCGGATATCTTCGTGAAAGCGGGAAAGCGATAAAAATACCTCAGATAGGAAGGGTAATCATTGAGGATGACGTGGAAATTGGCGCCAATGCCGTAGTAGACAGGGCAATGCTCGACGAAACAGTAGTGGGAAAAGGGACGAAAATTGATAATCTCGTACAGGTCGGACATAACGTCAGCATAGGAGAAAACTGTCTCATAGCATCACAGACAGGTATAAGCGGCAGCGTCGAAGTCGGATCCGGAACTATGATGGCAGGGCAGGTAGGTATCGCGGATCACGCCAAAATCGGGAAAAATGCCGTCATAATGGCAAAGAGCGGAGTTTCCGGAAACGTTCCGGACGGTGCGGTATATCTTTGGATACCTGCCATGGACATATCCCTGGCAAGGAGAGTGATAGCTTCTTTGAAATTCCTACCTCAGATGGCTAAAAAATTGAGGAAACTTGACTAA
- the lpxK gene encoding tetraacyldisaccharide 4'-kinase gives MKFLLVPLVPLYFSLYCLDKKIKTSKKTRFSAKTISVGNIEAGGTGKTQFVSYILSILERKNVRAAVLARGYGGSHRGFVSPNTPEAGDEVRMISRKFSNFPVVACGDRQRGYKMLIKENPGVEVIILDDGYQQYGIAKDLDILLLDWENPKAGGLIPMGSLREPLLASRRADLIIFTRTKEPVLPAGLARFPDSLSVPCLFCDFETTGVIKKGVSLSRREKYFFVSSIAKPERLLRHLNSSGFDITNFMFFRDHHSFSDRDADKIISSTKKSGCKEVLCTEKDAVKLPFECAIIESEIKWFGNSGDIFIKKLTETVL, from the coding sequence TTGAAATTCCTTTTAGTTCCTCTCGTTCCTCTGTATTTCTCACTTTACTGTTTAGACAAAAAAATAAAGACCTCCAAAAAAACAAGATTTTCAGCAAAGACGATAAGCGTCGGAAATATCGAAGCAGGAGGCACCGGTAAAACCCAGTTTGTATCTTACATTCTTTCTATTCTGGAAAGAAAGAATGTCCGTGCGGCTGTGCTGGCGAGAGGATACGGGGGATCTCACAGAGGTTTCGTGAGCCCAAACACTCCTGAAGCGGGTGACGAAGTAAGAATGATCTCCAGGAAATTCAGCAATTTTCCTGTCGTCGCTTGCGGCGACAGACAGAGAGGTTATAAAATGCTGATCAAAGAAAATCCGGGAGTCGAAGTCATTATACTCGACGACGGATATCAGCAATACGGAATTGCCAAGGATCTCGATATCCTTCTTCTCGACTGGGAAAATCCCAAAGCCGGAGGTCTCATTCCCATGGGGAGCCTGAGAGAACCTCTATTGGCTTCAAGAAGGGCAGACCTTATAATTTTCACAAGAACCAAAGAACCTGTTTTACCGGCAGGTTTGGCAAGATTCCCGGATTCACTCAGTGTTCCATGCCTTTTTTGCGATTTCGAGACAACAGGAGTTATAAAGAAAGGCGTCTCTCTGTCGCGAAGGGAAAAATATTTTTTTGTAAGTTCCATAGCAAAACCCGAAAGACTGCTCAGACATCTGAACTCCTCAGGATTCGACATCACAAATTTCATGTTTTTCAGGGACCACCATTCCTTTTCTGACAGAGACGCCGATAAAATCATTTCGAGCACAAAAAAAAGCGGATGTAAGGAAGTGCTTTGCACAGAAAAAGACGCTGTGAAACTGCCCTTCGAATGCGCAATAATAGAATCTGAAATAAAATGGTTCGGCAATTCGGGAGACATTTTTATTAAAAAGCTCACGGAGACTGTACTTTGA
- the lpxA gene encoding acyl-ACP--UDP-N-acetylglucosamine O-acyltransferase, with protein MKIHETAIVSKQAVLGKDADISPFAIIHEGVEIGDNTYIGSCAEIMPGTKIGSNCQIGKGCLIGGNPQHLKDPGEGCLTVIGNNNVLREYVTVHRGTNLGYKKTVIGSGCFIMGFVHIAHDCLLGDNITIANESALSGHVVVEDNVFISGLCPIHQFTRIGRFSFVGGGYRINKDVLPYGKAVGEPIGMLGLNLVALRRANFKKETLEELKKAYGFLFSGKIPLFDDRVKKIEEECRKIPEIENLLSFIGSESKMGLAGRARR; from the coding sequence ATGAAAATTCACGAAACGGCAATAGTCTCGAAACAAGCAGTCCTGGGAAAAGATGCTGATATATCGCCTTTTGCTATAATACACGAGGGTGTTGAAATAGGAGACAACACGTACATAGGTTCCTGCGCCGAGATAATGCCCGGAACAAAGATAGGAAGTAACTGCCAGATAGGCAAAGGCTGTCTCATCGGAGGAAATCCCCAACACCTCAAGGATCCGGGAGAGGGTTGCCTGACTGTTATCGGGAACAACAACGTCCTCAGGGAATATGTCACGGTTCACCGGGGTACGAATCTCGGATACAAAAAAACAGTCATAGGCAGCGGATGTTTCATTATGGGGTTTGTCCACATAGCCCACGACTGCCTTTTGGGAGACAATATAACGATAGCAAACGAATCGGCGCTTTCGGGGCATGTAGTCGTCGAAGACAACGTTTTCATCAGCGGACTCTGTCCGATTCACCAGTTCACGAGGATAGGACGATTTTCTTTCGTAGGCGGAGGCTACAGAATAAACAAAGACGTTCTGCCATACGGAAAAGCGGTGGGAGAACCCATAGGCATGCTGGGGCTCAATCTCGTCGCTCTGAGAAGGGCAAATTTCAAGAAAGAGACATTAGAGGAGCTCAAGAAGGCTTACGGTTTTTTATTCTCGGGTAAAATTCCTCTTTTCGACGACAGAGTGAAAAAGATAGAAGAGGAGTGCAGGAAAATTCCTGAGATAGAAAATCTCCTCTCGTTTATTGGGTCAGAAAGCAAAATGGGGCTCGCCGGAAGGGCGAGAAGGTAA
- the fabZ gene encoding 3-hydroxyacyl-ACP dehydratase FabZ, which translates to MPDQNSLKIEEIMRLIPHRYPFLLVDRIIEISDDRVVGIKNVTMNEPFFQGHFPGNPIMPGVLIVESMAQTGGFLLLRKVENPDRKILLFLGIDAVKFRRAVVPGDTLRHELYLESYRHGVCVMKARSTVEGELACEGVLKAKLADR; encoded by the coding sequence ATGCCTGATCAGAACTCGCTGAAAATTGAGGAAATTATGAGGCTGATACCTCACAGGTATCCGTTCTTGCTCGTAGACAGGATAATTGAGATTTCAGACGACAGGGTCGTCGGAATAAAGAACGTCACAATGAACGAACCTTTTTTCCAGGGTCATTTTCCCGGCAATCCCATCATGCCCGGAGTTCTCATAGTGGAATCAATGGCTCAGACCGGCGGATTTCTGCTACTTAGAAAAGTGGAAAATCCCGATAGAAAGATACTTCTTTTTCTCGGAATAGACGCTGTAAAGTTCAGGAGAGCCGTCGTCCCGGGTGATACTCTCCGGCACGAACTTTACCTCGAAAGCTACAGGCACGGGGTATGCGTGATGAAGGCCAGAAGCACAGTAGAAGGAGAGCTCGCCTGTGAAGGTGTTTTAAAAGCTAAACTGGCGGACAGATGA
- a CDS encoding T9SS type A sorting domain-containing protein: protein MKRSMLVLCSMMIATGLFAGLQTHSQINNTTAPNQDLALPLATLWSQIPDSISGAGMSSQIDSVYPFESELVDDVENNSGSAWNIDSMTTWWSNWNGFSSWTLVPNIRVLVYEDSGIATPMPKMTPTQTIIVEAANYTAYGANPYSVHMNLTGLGMQIPVGRWWIVAQPSTSFAANGQTGWQCSVGIGNGQEWYQAFVLLGITKWTSASAQGYAGSEAGFILYGNPNAVEENPVQIPSLLQCRLVSAFSGKVAVELALPSSSDVSFRVMDVTGRTIGSKNLNAGAGTHTVSLDQNLSTGTYFYRLEASGSVFSGKIIVAE, encoded by the coding sequence ATGAAGAGAAGTATGTTGGTACTGTGCTCAATGATGATTGCGACGGGACTTTTTGCGGGATTGCAAACTCACAGTCAGATAAACAATACAACCGCTCCAAATCAGGATCTGGCATTGCCTCTTGCGACGTTGTGGTCCCAGATTCCAGATTCAATATCAGGAGCGGGTATGTCCAGTCAGATAGATTCAGTCTATCCTTTCGAATCTGAACTTGTAGACGACGTCGAGAACAATTCAGGTTCGGCATGGAATATTGATTCAATGACGACTTGGTGGAGCAATTGGAACGGATTTTCAAGCTGGACCCTCGTTCCCAACATCCGCGTACTGGTTTACGAAGACAGCGGAATAGCGACACCCATGCCCAAAATGACGCCGACGCAGACGATCATAGTCGAAGCGGCCAATTACACGGCATACGGCGCGAATCCTTACAGCGTTCACATGAACCTGACGGGACTCGGAATGCAGATCCCCGTCGGCAGATGGTGGATTGTCGCTCAGCCTTCGACCTCTTTCGCGGCCAACGGCCAGACGGGCTGGCAGTGCTCAGTCGGCATAGGCAACGGCCAGGAATGGTACCAGGCGTTTGTCCTTCTCGGAATAACGAAATGGACTTCTGCCAGTGCTCAGGGCTACGCGGGATCCGAAGCCGGATTCATTCTCTACGGAAATCCCAATGCGGTTGAAGAAAATCCCGTGCAGATTCCTTCCTTATTGCAGTGCAGACTCGTGTCGGCTTTCTCTGGCAAAGTAGCCGTTGAATTGGCTCTTCCTTCCTCGTCAGATGTTTCATTCAGAGTAATGGACGTCACGGGAAGGACGATCGGTTCCAAAAACCTCAATGCCGGAGCGGGAACTCACACCGTTTCTCTTGATCAGAACCTCAGCACGGGAACATATTTTTACAGATTAGAAGCTTCGGGAAGCGTTTTCTCGGGCAAGATAATCGTAGCCGAATAA
- a CDS encoding UDP-3-O-acyl-N-acetylglucosamine deacetylase: MTNRRTLKETIKISGTGLHNGGKCSLKILPSDDGGIVFFSRGEEIKALPQNADSSRRCTALKGKSTQIEVIEHVMSAFFITGITDVRIEVVGEEVPFLDGSALPFVEAINGSGTKDTKNFRDEYEEEMPVYVKKGFSEILFAPWREESLVITVLISFPEEGVNCEHLTFDAFSKDLGTRIAGARTFAFESWLDSLRERGLINGGSLENALVVGKHGKLLEGCSFRVEDELCAHKALDFLGDLMLFPKKLRGRIFAFCPGHSLHLDFVQKLSLSYNGRKEGKDA; the protein is encoded by the coding sequence TTGACTAATAGAAGAACGCTTAAAGAAACGATAAAAATCTCTGGGACCGGTCTTCACAATGGCGGAAAATGCAGTTTGAAAATCTTGCCATCCGATGACGGAGGGATAGTTTTTTTTTCCAGAGGTGAGGAAATTAAAGCGCTTCCGCAAAATGCGGACTCGTCTAGAAGATGTACGGCGCTGAAAGGTAAAAGTACGCAGATAGAGGTGATAGAACACGTCATGTCTGCTTTCTTTATTACCGGTATTACGGATGTGAGAATTGAAGTCGTGGGTGAAGAGGTACCATTTCTCGATGGAAGCGCTCTTCCCTTTGTCGAAGCTATTAACGGGTCCGGAACAAAAGACACGAAAAATTTCAGAGACGAATATGAAGAAGAAATGCCTGTTTACGTAAAAAAAGGTTTTTCCGAGATTCTTTTCGCACCCTGGCGAGAAGAAAGCCTTGTGATAACAGTATTGATATCGTTCCCCGAAGAGGGAGTCAATTGCGAACATCTCACATTCGACGCCTTCTCAAAAGACTTGGGAACAAGAATCGCTGGGGCCAGGACTTTTGCTTTCGAAAGCTGGTTGGACTCTCTCAGAGAGCGCGGCCTCATCAACGGGGGATCCCTCGAGAACGCGCTCGTAGTCGGAAAACATGGAAAATTACTGGAGGGCTGCTCTTTCAGGGTCGAAGACGAACTCTGTGCGCACAAAGCCCTCGATTTTCTCGGAGACCTCATGCTTTTTCCGAAAAAACTGAGAGGAAGAATTTTCGCGTTTTGTCCGGGACACTCGTTACATCTTGATTTTGTTCAAAAACTGTCTCTATCATATAACGGCCGAAAGGAGGGGAAAGATGCCTGA
- a CDS encoding OmpH family outer membrane protein, giving the protein MKKAIFKLFVAFFLYGTLSAGEIGYVDIERIFREYTAMNDLRSQLQILENNWTNEAETKKREWLTLQSELETEAVTLSEEEIARRRDLINQKKTDYESFIQSVWGEDGLLKNKTEELTESPVAQINRTIEEVSELKNLSVVLDVSSGVILYAEPGLDITSEILTRLNAEYITVVDTTEAEKTILAFLSVVATTADARASGIALTASSMVNTALMNIANVEMSKGDDVSQGMTQNAITSIESVTESQLAALASFLGADYIVRGQITQTGEQYNLKLFLYSAELFRELLAVEQNFEKSENLERAVELLVSDIATEL; this is encoded by the coding sequence ATGAAAAAAGCAATTTTCAAATTATTTGTCGCGTTTTTTCTTTACGGGACTTTGTCGGCCGGAGAAATCGGATACGTGGACATAGAGAGGATTTTCAGAGAGTATACGGCGATGAACGATCTAAGATCCCAGCTTCAGATACTTGAAAACAACTGGACGAACGAAGCCGAAACAAAAAAGAGGGAATGGCTGACTCTTCAATCCGAACTTGAAACTGAAGCCGTGACACTCTCCGAGGAAGAGATCGCCCGCAGGAGGGATCTCATAAATCAAAAAAAGACTGATTACGAGTCTTTTATTCAATCTGTGTGGGGAGAGGACGGTTTGTTGAAAAACAAAACCGAAGAATTGACGGAATCTCCAGTGGCTCAGATAAACAGGACCATAGAAGAAGTCTCGGAATTAAAGAATCTCTCCGTTGTTTTGGACGTCTCGTCGGGAGTCATACTTTACGCTGAACCCGGACTTGACATTACATCCGAAATACTTACGAGACTCAACGCCGAATACATTACCGTCGTCGACACAACGGAGGCAGAAAAGACAATACTTGCGTTTTTATCTGTCGTGGCAACTACAGCCGACGCCAGAGCGTCAGGTATAGCTTTGACGGCTTCCTCAATGGTCAATACGGCTCTTATGAACATTGCAAACGTAGAGATGTCCAAAGGAGACGACGTGTCCCAGGGGATGACCCAGAACGCGATTACTTCTATAGAATCAGTAACAGAATCCCAGCTCGCCGCGCTCGCTTCTTTCCTTGGCGCCGATTACATTGTCAGGGGGCAGATAACTCAAACCGGGGAACAGTACAATTTAAAGCTTTTCCTTTATTCTGCGGAGCTTTTTAGAGAATTACTCGCCGTAGAGCAGAATTTCGAAAAATCAGAGAACCTCGAAAGAGCCGTAGAGCTCCTTGTGTCGGACATTGCGACAGAGCTGTAG